The Paenibacillus macerans genome includes a window with the following:
- a CDS encoding very short patch repair endonuclease, with product MTDKLSKEKRSELMRAVKSKKSLIENSVTHELWKKGIRFRRNVSELKGKPDIAIKKDKIVIFIDSCFWHMCPVHCKIPKSNVEFWMEKLIRNRERDLITTQFYKENNWSILRVWEHELRDDFEACINTIYEFIMEAKKKSRVENLGT from the coding sequence ATGACCGATAAACTATCGAAAGAAAAAAGAAGCGAACTAATGAGGGCAGTAAAAAGCAAGAAATCTCTTATAGAGAACTCTGTGACCCACGAGCTATGGAAAAAGGGAATTAGATTTAGGAGGAATGTAAGCGAACTCAAAGGTAAACCTGACATCGCTATTAAAAAAGATAAAATAGTTATATTTATTGATTCCTGCTTTTGGCATATGTGCCCAGTGCACTGTAAGATACCTAAATCAAACGTTGAGTTTTGGATGGAAAAATTAATACGCAATAGAGAACGCGATTTAATTACTACGCAATTTTATAAAGAAAACAATTGGAGTATTTTAAGAGTTTGGGAACACGAACTAAGAGATGACTTTGAAGCATGCATAAATACAATTTACGAGTTTATTATGGAGGCAAAAAAAAAATCCCGAGTTGAAAACCTCGGGACATAA
- a CDS encoding tudor domain-containing protein yields MLCYIIFSTGNYLGSTLSVIGLTTSEDIRIKNTLVDGKLVAEDNKYLYISTTSRTLLEVSKDASIQITKPNELMTFSGKSENWSVNVSVFYRDNTLWYSGVIRKTNSSNTVKIAYELPNLDKITLEHSKPTSDFYIFNKINSENFKKLTFINLSWPSSDGSTKKEKIELSVSVLDYG; encoded by the coding sequence TTGCTTTGCTATATTATATTTTCAACTGGAAATTATCTCGGTTCAACCTTATCTGTAATTGGTTTGACAACAAGTGAGGACATACGAATTAAAAACACCTTAGTAGATGGAAAATTAGTCGCTGAGGATAACAAATACCTATACATCTCAACAACCTCGAGAACCCTTCTTGAGGTAAGTAAGGATGCCTCTATACAAATAACAAAACCCAACGAACTTATGACTTTTTCGGGTAAGTCAGAGAATTGGAGTGTTAATGTCAGCGTATTTTATAGAGATAATACATTATGGTATAGCGGCGTTATTAGAAAAACAAATTCTAGTAATACCGTAAAGATAGCATACGAGCTGCCGAACCTAGATAAGATTACTTTAGAGCATTCAAAGCCAACTTCGGATTTTTATATTTTTAATAAAATAAATTCTGAGAATTTCAAGAAACTCACCTTTATTAACCTTTCTTGGCCTTCCAGTGATGGTTCAACTAAAAAAGAAAAGATTGAACTTAGTGTTTCTGTTCTTGACTACGGCTAA
- a CDS encoding helix-turn-helix domain-containing protein: protein MAKKVVVKIKELTKKRNISLRELSRLSDVRHAALSELANGKRDSISFGHIERIAEALDISDIREIVDLVEENKEITQ, encoded by the coding sequence TTGGCGAAAAAGGTTGTCGTAAAAATCAAGGAGCTGACCAAAAAGCGTAACATTTCTTTGCGGGAGTTATCCAGACTTTCCGATGTTCGGCACGCGGCATTAAGTGAACTTGCTAACGGTAAACGGGATAGTATTAGTTTTGGTCATATTGAACGGATTGCGGAGGCCTTGGATATCAGTGATATTCGGGAGATTGTTGATTTAGTGGAAGAAAATAAGGAAATCACCCAGTAA
- a CDS encoding MrcB family domain-containing protein — MSLPAEVATIFRIKQKSYKMVLVLSMIEIWDETNQRILSIDYVAERFLKYYRDREANSLLVDNPPKSIASSWEEVSTGQAKAILETPIDALRTILIKDNKNVLTFTDAIWQGGEEVLVELQRYANQELEAYYAQLQSSHFSLKESLSHILHTYTAAKQEAFANHPLGKLFRKTIPEEIRALSFIPNHIRVQGSVGQGKWATVPWIALMDKRVTESTQHGEYLVYLFAEDMSAVYLTFNQGVTDPIRDYGRRQGYAYLKDKANRIREQLPLAGFKKDEHIELTISRLGHDYQVSTVAYIRYDSDNIPEDEQLVADLKRLMENYQEYVHSQLQMTTNEEEHEIEFEELELVDTLSVTERLSQIRAFIQNRGFSYPDRLIENFYLSMKTKPFVILAGISGTGKTKLVELFAEAVGANKDNGQYTLISVRPDWSDPSDLLGFRDLSGTFRPGPLAEVLCEASKTKNRSKPYFVCFDEMNLARVEHYFSDLLSVLETKKWQNGKIITSPLIPKASLFSTEDQLKYGDLSLPDNVYLIGTVNMDETTYPFSKKVLDRANTIEFNYINLLELPNEVDYEQMSPVAAPNSFLRSEFLQLIDAIKENRELITDITERLVQINAILDGAHANVGFRIRDTVCFYMIYNSRDHLMTNDEAFDLQFLQKILPRIQGSSAAIRRVLLELLKVCLDRPLAINELMDDLSSLFTDSELFNGAVQSQAKYPQSARKIMFMLRRLEEDGFTSYWLS, encoded by the coding sequence ATGTCATTACCCGCTGAAGTAGCAACTATTTTTCGCATAAAACAAAAGTCATACAAAATGGTACTCGTTCTATCGATGATTGAAATTTGGGATGAAACCAACCAAAGAATTCTTTCAATAGACTATGTTGCAGAACGATTTTTGAAATACTACAGGGATAGGGAAGCAAATAGTTTACTGGTAGATAATCCACCAAAAAGCATAGCGTCCAGTTGGGAAGAAGTTAGCACAGGTCAGGCAAAAGCAATTCTAGAGACCCCAATTGATGCCCTTCGAACTATCCTTATTAAGGACAATAAGAATGTGCTAACTTTCACCGATGCCATATGGCAAGGTGGGGAGGAAGTACTTGTTGAACTTCAAAGATATGCAAATCAGGAGCTAGAGGCGTATTACGCACAACTTCAGTCGAGCCACTTTTCCCTGAAGGAATCGCTTAGTCATATATTACATACATATACAGCGGCCAAACAAGAGGCATTCGCGAATCATCCCTTAGGGAAATTGTTCAGAAAGACGATACCCGAAGAAATTCGGGCGCTGTCGTTTATCCCGAATCATATTCGCGTTCAAGGATCTGTTGGGCAAGGAAAATGGGCTACGGTTCCGTGGATTGCCTTAATGGATAAACGTGTTACCGAATCAACACAACATGGCGAATATCTGGTTTATCTTTTTGCGGAAGATATGAGTGCAGTATATTTAACTTTTAATCAAGGTGTTACTGACCCTATTCGTGATTATGGAAGAAGGCAAGGTTACGCCTATTTAAAAGATAAAGCCAATCGAATAAGAGAACAGTTGCCTTTAGCGGGGTTTAAAAAGGACGAGCATATTGAACTGACCATAAGTAGATTGGGACATGACTATCAAGTATCCACCGTTGCCTACATCCGTTACGATAGTGACAACATCCCAGAAGACGAACAGCTTGTAGCTGATTTAAAACGGCTGATGGAAAATTACCAAGAATATGTTCATAGTCAACTCCAGATGACAACTAATGAAGAGGAGCATGAAATTGAATTTGAGGAGTTGGAGTTAGTGGACACATTGTCCGTAACAGAGCGGCTATCACAGATAAGAGCGTTTATTCAGAATAGAGGGTTCTCATACCCAGACCGACTAATAGAGAACTTTTATCTTTCGATGAAGACGAAGCCTTTTGTTATCCTCGCAGGAATATCGGGTACTGGAAAAACGAAGTTGGTCGAACTATTTGCTGAAGCGGTAGGGGCCAACAAGGACAATGGACAGTATACTCTTATTTCGGTGAGACCGGATTGGAGCGATCCTTCAGATTTATTAGGGTTCAGGGATTTGTCAGGCACTTTTAGGCCTGGCCCATTAGCTGAGGTGCTTTGTGAAGCATCGAAGACGAAAAACCGATCCAAACCTTATTTCGTCTGTTTTGACGAGATGAATTTAGCTCGGGTAGAGCACTATTTTAGCGATTTGCTTAGTGTATTGGAGACTAAAAAATGGCAGAACGGGAAGATTATAACCAGTCCATTAATTCCCAAAGCTTCTCTATTCTCCACAGAGGATCAACTAAAGTATGGGGATTTATCTTTACCCGATAATGTGTACTTGATCGGTACAGTGAATATGGACGAAACAACTTACCCTTTTAGTAAAAAGGTACTTGATCGGGCTAATACGATTGAATTTAATTACATTAATTTATTGGAGCTTCCAAATGAAGTGGATTACGAACAGATGTCGCCTGTGGCGGCTCCGAATTCCTTTTTAAGAAGCGAATTTCTACAGCTGATTGATGCGATTAAAGAAAACAGGGAGTTAATTACGGACATTACGGAAAGATTGGTACAAATTAATGCTATTTTAGACGGCGCACATGCTAATGTGGGGTTTCGAATTCGTGACACCGTTTGCTTCTATATGATTTACAATAGCCGTGATCATCTAATGACTAACGATGAAGCGTTTGACCTTCAATTCCTTCAGAAAATACTACCTCGCATTCAAGGCAGCAGTGCAGCAATTAGACGGGTTCTGTTAGAGCTGTTGAAGGTGTGTTTAGATAGGCCTCTTGCCATAAACGAACTTATGGATGACTTATCCTCATTATTTACTGATTCGGAACTATTTAATGGGGCGGTCCAATCCCAAGCAAAATATCCTCAAAGTGCACGAAAGATTATGTTTATGTTACGGAGGTTAGAAGAGGATGGATTTACCTCATACTGGTTATCGTAA
- a CDS encoding DUF6809 family protein: MPTLLESLYYGHLAPEGQVVPRDPEYRRMCGEMSEAMETWKEKLSGEEFTELEALIDLQQEIQGLELTETFTYGFKLGAALMIEVHSGYGAEGQLLSQRADEG, translated from the coding sequence ATGCCAACCCTTTTAGAATCCCTATACTACGGCCACCTGGCTCCCGAGGGGCAGGTGGTGCCCAGAGATCCCGAATATCGCCGGATGTGCGGGGAGATGTCCGAGGCGATGGAAACTTGGAAAGAGAAGCTGTCTGGTGAGGAGTTTACTGAACTGGAGGCGCTGATTGATTTGCAGCAGGAGATTCAGGGATTGGAGTTGACGGAGACGTTTACGTATGGGTTTAAGCTGGGGGCGGCGCTGATGATTGAGGTTCACTCCGGGTACGGGGCGGAGGGGCAGTTGCTAAGTCAACGGGCGGATGAAGGATGA
- a CDS encoding DUF2357 domain-containing protein: protein MDLPHTGYRNETVELLRIETNLFNLYIQGKPFHPTVEVLQLHRDEDGSMVDAHFRVDKSSSNLEISSILVFSPEENGLQEWKQGQTCAPLFFETQAYEIVVEKKQADPIQFYHENRYLREAVKPLGARILSGVLNFQNEVGFTELELRLNGRSILQLQLEIFPSKMDYKRDYEAILRDINKQIYNLSFDFLRKTYHLTGLQDTTQQSMTEFFAILKYLFQQLVQAVERIKKAPNMKMNIVNQKTTTSRAKHVGKGNLTYLSKHPELFVKDAKHGFINIQGQKMYPTHVLESKRYLDFDTGENRFVRWVLMRVVGKLQILRTRLKAAERTSDPQLLKSLDLMDAQLQRLLRYDFLAVGDMTNMSVTLVLQMAPGYREVYRCYLMLMKGLSIQGDLLRMSLKDLAQLYEYWCFLKIHDLLSRKYELIKQDIIKVNRSGIFVKLDKTQKSKIVYRNPRDGEVFTLYYNSLPSGERTPTVGQKPDNVLTLKKNDSAVEYRYIFDAKYRLNPAYDGTPYQKTYTIPGPEESDINTMHRYRDAIVYGEGKQELERSMFGAYVLFPYPNEKQFREHKFYKSIELVNVGAFPFLPNSTSLMEKFLDEIIMDSPEKAYERSTRPRGTKTYYQNKLTGKNVMVGALRQASQLEVALKHGFYHTPLKNISNHQLLTQIEYVAMYQSINNFGRSGENGIHWYGKVKEWKVLRRKEIIERPARPGSGEELYVKFTVEKWLRKEPPIVPGGNGIRTLLFTTKYIFDRAREIAELRLETEEDMIKWREQRRRGAVTVKLNHDQVDLASAVVDVRFREGEGDT, encoded by the coding sequence ATGGATTTACCTCATACTGGTTATCGTAATGAAACTGTAGAACTTCTGCGGATAGAAACGAATCTATTTAATTTATATATTCAAGGCAAGCCGTTTCATCCGACGGTAGAGGTATTACAGTTACACCGGGATGAGGATGGTTCTATGGTAGATGCCCATTTCCGTGTAGATAAATCCTCCTCAAATTTAGAGATCAGCTCTATACTAGTCTTTTCGCCGGAGGAAAACGGTTTACAGGAATGGAAACAGGGCCAAACATGTGCCCCTCTTTTCTTTGAAACACAGGCTTATGAAATCGTGGTTGAGAAAAAACAAGCAGACCCTATTCAGTTCTACCATGAGAACAGATATCTAAGGGAAGCTGTAAAGCCCCTTGGGGCTAGGATTTTATCCGGAGTTCTAAACTTCCAAAATGAGGTGGGGTTTACGGAATTAGAGCTTCGTTTAAATGGACGATCGATATTACAATTGCAGTTAGAAATTTTTCCGTCAAAAATGGATTACAAACGGGATTATGAAGCAATACTGCGCGATATTAATAAACAAATTTATAATCTGTCATTTGATTTTTTGCGCAAGACTTATCATTTGACGGGGCTACAGGATACTACGCAGCAAAGCATGACGGAATTTTTTGCGATATTAAAATATTTGTTTCAACAACTTGTTCAGGCAGTGGAGCGGATCAAAAAAGCCCCCAATATGAAAATGAATATAGTAAATCAAAAAACAACCACCAGTAGGGCAAAGCATGTTGGGAAAGGTAATTTAACATATCTTTCAAAACATCCTGAACTGTTTGTTAAAGACGCTAAGCATGGGTTCATTAATATTCAAGGCCAAAAAATGTACCCAACACACGTGTTGGAATCAAAGCGATATCTGGACTTTGATACTGGGGAGAACCGCTTTGTCCGGTGGGTTTTAATGAGGGTTGTGGGAAAATTACAGATTCTTCGTACTCGTTTAAAGGCTGCAGAGCGTACTTCGGATCCGCAACTGTTAAAAAGCTTAGATCTAATGGATGCACAATTGCAACGATTACTAAGGTACGACTTTCTTGCAGTTGGGGATATGACGAATATGTCAGTCACTCTTGTCTTACAGATGGCTCCTGGATACCGAGAGGTATATCGTTGCTATCTAATGCTTATGAAAGGGCTGTCGATTCAAGGCGATCTACTGCGCATGTCTCTAAAGGATTTAGCCCAACTTTATGAGTACTGGTGTTTCCTAAAAATCCACGATTTATTAAGTCGTAAATATGAACTAATCAAACAAGACATTATCAAAGTGAATCGTTCTGGGATTTTTGTCAAACTGGATAAAACTCAAAAATCGAAAATAGTATACCGGAATCCACGGGATGGTGAAGTATTTACACTATACTACAACTCACTACCCAGCGGAGAACGGACACCTACGGTGGGGCAGAAGCCGGATAATGTACTAACGTTGAAGAAAAACGATTCAGCTGTTGAATATAGATATATTTTTGATGCCAAATATCGCTTGAATCCCGCTTACGATGGAACTCCTTATCAAAAGACGTATACCATTCCTGGACCCGAGGAATCAGATATTAATACGATGCACAGGTATCGGGACGCAATTGTCTATGGGGAGGGAAAACAGGAATTAGAACGTAGTATGTTTGGTGCATATGTTCTTTTCCCTTATCCTAATGAAAAGCAATTCCGTGAACATAAATTCTATAAAAGTATTGAGTTAGTTAACGTTGGGGCATTTCCATTTCTCCCTAATTCCACAAGCCTTATGGAGAAGTTTCTGGATGAAATCATTATGGATAGTCCGGAGAAAGCGTATGAGAGATCTACACGTCCCCGTGGAACGAAAACTTATTATCAGAACAAATTGACCGGCAAAAACGTAATGGTAGGTGCATTAAGACAAGCTTCACAATTGGAAGTCGCCTTAAAACATGGCTTTTATCATACTCCGTTAAAAAATATTTCCAACCATCAGTTATTAACGCAGATAGAATATGTGGCCATGTACCAATCCATTAACAATTTTGGGAGATCCGGAGAAAACGGAATCCATTGGTATGGGAAAGTTAAAGAGTGGAAAGTATTGCGCCGCAAAGAAATAATTGAGCGTCCCGCGAGACCTGGGTCTGGTGAGGAGTTATATGTTAAGTTTACAGTGGAAAAATGGCTGCGAAAGGAACCCCCAATTGTTCCGGGCGGTAATGGAATAAGGACTCTGTTGTTTACTACTAAGTACATTTTTGACCGTGCAAGGGAAATAGCAGAACTACGGCTGGAGACGGAAGAGGATATGATTAAGTGGCGGGAACAACGAAGAAGAGGAGCAGTCACGGTGAAGCTTAATCATGACCAGGTGGATTTAGCTAGTGCTGTTGTGGATGTACGGTTTCGGGAGGGTGAGGGGGACACTTGA
- a CDS encoding DNA cytosine methyltransferase — translation MSKRYTAIDLFAGAGGMSLGFEQAGFDVLAAVEYDPIHASIHQYNFPQTKVICADVSKITGHSILEQLGKKPGEIDVVFGGPPCQGFSMIGRRLADDERNILLFHFYKIISEVRPKYFVMENVSGLTVGNAKNLLQTVINEFQGIGYEITLPYKVLNASSFGVPQSRKRLFLYGAYKGNPVIEYPEPTVIPREIKGTPPTAKTKGLPIGPSVYDAIADLPNVDLFEELLTQDWIEFITEPKSDYARYLAGLLTDKEDLSLPRIFNRNILTSSMRTKHNDESKKRFVETEQGQVEPVSRFLKLHPEGVSNTLRAGSDSKHGAFTSPRPIHYIYPRVITVREAARLHSFPDWFRFHVTKWHGFREVGNAVPPLLARAVAKQISKALGGNVKQPVQKISLSNEELLSYNMAAAAKEHSVSKDVIGKRDREAIIEGGSRVASKYDKIISDIFFSNYRDGLREFNFVREDIERSATKLGIKLPKNIGDVIYSYRFRKAFPKEILDTCSGNEEWTIEGAGDAKYKFKLFSSGAKVVPSTNLFEIKIPDSTPEIIAKYAVLDEQALLARVRYNRLIDIFTGITTYSLQNHLRTKVPSIGQIEIDEIYVGVNKKGEHFIIPVQAKSGNDSIGITQVKQDLEYCNYRYPTLKHKAIAVHAKEPNLIAMFELIIQNDELKVVEERHYRLVPASEISDDDLRMMSDIGQN, via the coding sequence TTGAGTAAGAGGTATACAGCCATCGACCTTTTTGCCGGTGCAGGGGGAATGTCGCTTGGTTTTGAACAAGCAGGGTTCGATGTTCTTGCAGCGGTTGAATACGATCCGATTCATGCATCAATCCACCAATACAATTTTCCTCAAACTAAAGTTATATGTGCCGATGTTAGTAAAATTACCGGTCACTCTATCCTCGAACAGCTTGGGAAGAAGCCGGGTGAGATTGATGTTGTTTTTGGAGGACCTCCGTGCCAAGGCTTCTCTATGATTGGTAGAAGACTTGCCGACGATGAACGTAATATTCTTTTGTTTCATTTTTATAAAATTATCAGTGAGGTGCGTCCAAAATATTTTGTAATGGAAAATGTATCCGGGTTGACTGTGGGAAACGCAAAAAATCTACTTCAAACCGTTATCAATGAATTCCAAGGTATAGGTTACGAAATAACTTTACCTTATAAAGTACTGAATGCCTCCTCATTCGGAGTCCCACAGAGTAGAAAAAGATTGTTTCTTTACGGGGCGTATAAGGGGAATCCTGTTATTGAGTATCCAGAACCTACAGTAATACCTAGAGAAATAAAAGGAACGCCGCCGACTGCTAAAACCAAGGGGTTACCTATAGGTCCTTCTGTGTATGATGCCATAGCAGATTTACCCAATGTAGATTTATTTGAAGAGTTATTAACTCAAGACTGGATTGAATTTATAACAGAACCGAAGAGTGACTATGCTCGATATCTAGCAGGACTTTTAACTGACAAAGAGGATCTTTCATTACCGAGAATTTTTAATCGAAATATTTTAACTTCTTCAATGCGAACTAAGCATAATGATGAATCAAAAAAAAGGTTTGTGGAAACCGAGCAAGGACAAGTCGAGCCGGTTAGCCGCTTTCTTAAGCTTCACCCGGAAGGTGTAAGTAATACATTGAGAGCGGGAAGCGATAGTAAACATGGCGCCTTTACAAGTCCACGGCCTATTCATTATATATATCCTAGAGTAATTACGGTTAGGGAAGCTGCCCGACTGCATTCTTTCCCTGATTGGTTTAGATTTCATGTAACAAAGTGGCACGGATTTCGAGAAGTAGGAAACGCAGTGCCTCCACTCTTAGCAAGAGCGGTAGCCAAACAAATTTCTAAGGCTTTGGGGGGGAATGTAAAACAACCCGTACAAAAAATAAGTCTTTCGAATGAGGAATTGCTCTCCTATAATATGGCGGCGGCTGCAAAAGAACATAGCGTATCTAAAGATGTTATAGGAAAAAGGGATCGTGAAGCAATCATTGAAGGAGGAAGTAGGGTGGCTTCAAAGTACGATAAAATTATAAGCGACATTTTTTTTAGCAATTATAGGGATGGATTACGCGAGTTCAATTTTGTCCGCGAAGACATTGAACGTTCTGCAACTAAGCTTGGTATTAAACTTCCGAAAAATATAGGTGACGTAATTTATTCATATAGGTTTAGAAAAGCTTTTCCCAAAGAAATACTTGATACTTGTTCAGGCAACGAAGAATGGACAATTGAGGGGGCAGGGGACGCAAAGTATAAATTTAAACTTTTTTCATCGGGAGCAAAGGTTGTACCCAGTACTAATTTATTTGAAATAAAAATTCCAGATTCTACTCCTGAAATTATTGCAAAATACGCAGTTTTGGATGAGCAGGCACTTTTGGCTAGAGTACGTTATAACCGTCTTATTGATATCTTTACTGGGATAACCACGTACTCTCTTCAAAATCATCTGAGAACAAAGGTTCCTAGTATAGGCCAAATTGAAATTGATGAAATTTATGTTGGCGTTAATAAAAAAGGTGAGCACTTTATTATTCCTGTACAGGCGAAAAGTGGAAATGATAGTATCGGTATTACTCAAGTAAAACAAGACCTTGAGTACTGCAATTATAGGTACCCTACACTTAAACACAAGGCTATTGCGGTGCATGCTAAAGAGCCAAATTTAATTGCAATGTTCGAACTAATTATTCAGAATGACGAACTTAAAGTTGTAGAAGAACGTCATTACAGACTAGTCCCTGCATCCGAAATATCCGATGATGATCTACGAATGATGAGCGATATAGGTCAAAACTAA